From the Daucus carota subsp. sativus chromosome 8, DH1 v3.0, whole genome shotgun sequence genome, one window contains:
- the LOC108197391 gene encoding DUF21 domain-containing protein At4g14240, translated as MKKLTNWLLIMAMRPRLTGEESSSIEFGTFLWYVYAGVSCALVLFAGIMSGLTLGLMSLGLVELEILQRSGSPKEKQQAAVILPVVQKQHQLLVTLLLCNAAAMEALPLYLDKIFNQVVAILLSVTFVLFFGEVIPQAICTRYGLAVGSNLVWLVRFLMIICYPISYPIGKILDWVLGHNEALFRRAQLKALVSIHSKDEGKGGELTHDETTIISGALDLTEKTAQEAMTPIESTFSLDVNSKLDWEAMGKILARGHSRVPVYSGNPKNIIGLLLVKSLLTVRAETETPVSAVSIRRIPRVPANMPLYDILNEFQKGSSHMAAVVKSKKNMKPPSVDEDKIMDVTITEESSQSSSLLSKREKLDSVIVDIEKAPTGANGNLQIAVNSDTNNTGNTNLIEEVEDGEVIGIITLEDVFEELLQEEIVDETDEYVDVHKRIRVAAAAAASSVARAPSIRKMNALKGAGGQSRKGMTPGKVNEDNSNSTGIQGSLAEPLLGKKQ; from the exons ATGAAGAAGCTGACGAATTGGCTGTTGATAATGGCGATGAGGCCGAGACTGACCGGAGAGGAGTCGTCGTCGATAGAATTCGGGACGTTTTTGTGGTACGTGTACGCCGGAGTTTCGTGTGCGCTTGTTCTGTTCGCCGGAATAATGTCGGGGCTTACCTTGGGATTGATGTCGCTCGGTCTCGTCGAGCTCGAGATTCTCCAGCGGAGCGGTTCTCCCAAGGAGAAACAACAAGCTG CGGTAATCCTTCCAGTTGTTCAGAAGCAGCACCAGCTACTTGTGACGTTGCTCCTCTGTAATGCTGCAGCCATGGAG GCCTTGCCTCTATATCTGGATAAGATTTTCAATCAGGTTGTGGCGATCTTGCTCTCTGTAACTTTTGTTCTATTCTTTGGAGAG GTTATTCCTCAGGCAATTTGTACTAGATATGGACTTGCTGTAGGTTCTAACCTTGTTTGGCTCGTGCGCTTTTTGATGATAATTTGCTATCCAATTTCTTACCCTATTGGGAAG ATTCTTGATTGGGTCTTAGGACACAATGAAGCACTATTTCGGCGAGCTCAATTAAAAGCCCTTGTTTCTATCCACAGTAAAGAT GAAGGGAAAGGAGGTGAGCTTACACATGATGAAACAACGATTATTAGCGGTGCACTAGACTTAACTGAGAAG ACTGCTCAGGAAGCGATGACACCAATTGAGTCAACATTTTCTTTGGATGTCAATTCAAAACTGGACTG GGAGGCAATGGGAAAAATTCTTGCTAGGGGTCACAGCCGTGTTCCTGTATATTCTGGAAACCCGAAGAACATAATTGGTCTTCTACTG GTGAAAAGTCTTCTAACAGTGAGGGCAGAAACTGAGACCCCTGTCAGTGCTGTTTCTATCCGAAGGATACCACG GGTTCCTGCGAATATGCCTCTATATGACATACTGAATGAATTTCAAAAGGGTAGCAGTCATATGGCagctgttgtaaaatccaaaaaaaacatGAAACCTCCATCAGTGGATGAAGATAAAATAATGGATGTAACAATAACTGAAGAGAGTTCTCAGTCAAGTTCCTTGCTGTCTAAGCGGGAGAAGTTGGATAGCGTTATTGTTGATATTGAGAAAGCTCCAACTGGTGCTAATGGTAACTTGCAGATTGCTGTAAATAGCGATACAAATAATACTGGGAACACTAATTTGATAGAGGAGGTTGAGGATGGAGAAGTTATCGGAATCATCACTTTAGAAGATGTATTTGAAGAACTTCTGCAG GAGGAGATAGTAGATGAGACAGATGAATATGTTGATGTACATAAAAG GATACGCGTCGCTGCTGCTGCAGCTGCTTCTTCAGTGGCACGTGCCCCATCAATTCGAAAAATGAATGCCTTAAAAGGAGCT GGAGGCCAAAGTAGGAAAGGGATGACTCCAGGGAAGGTAAATGAAGACAACTCAAATTCAACAGGGATACAAGGAAGTCTAGCTGAGCCTCTGCTTGGTAAGAAACAATGA